TGATACAAGATTTTTAGTAAAAATGATTAGAGATTTGGGGAATTTAAGGGCTGTTGTATCCACTGAAATTAAAGACAAAGAAGAACTTAAAAAAATGCTTTTTGCTAGTGCAAAAATTGATGAGGTTAATTATGTAGCAAAGGTAAGTGCTAAAACTGTATATAAGCACAATAAAGGAGCTTGGGATCATAATCAAAAAGCATATAAAAATGTAAAATCAAGTGGTAAAAAAGTAGCCGTGATTGATTATGGTGTTAAGGAAAATATTTTAAATGAGCTTGTAAGTGTAGGGCTTGAAGTGGAAGTTTTTCCTTATAATACTAAGGCAAAAGATTTGATTGACTTATATCAAAAAGGTGCAATCCATGGGGTGTTTTTATCAAATGGACCAGGTGAGCCAAAGGTGTTAAAAAGTGAAATTGAAGAGATTAAAAAACTAGTACAAGCAAAAATTCCTATGCTTGGAATTTGTTTAGGACATCAACTTTTAAGCAATGCTTTTGGTTATGAAACTTATAAGATGAAATTTGGTCAACATGGAGCAAATCATCCTGTGATTAATCTTACTAACAATACCGTAGAAATTACTGCACAAAATCATAACTATAATGTTCCTGAAGAAATAGCAGAAATTGCTATTATCACACACAGGAATTTATTTGGCGATAATGTAGAAGGGGTAAAATATAAAAATTATCCTATTATTTCAGTGCAACATCATCCAGAGAGCTCATCAGGGCCTCATGAAAGCAAGTATATTTTTAAAGAATTTGTAGAGCTTTTGTGAATTTAGATCTAATTGCCTTAGCTAGTATAGCTTTTCTTTCAAGTTTTGGGCATTGTTATGGAATGTGTGGAGGATTTGTTTTAGCTTATACTCAACTTGCAAAACAAATTAAACTCCCGTTTTTTATTTTGACTTTTTCTTATCATTTTTCAAGAATTTTTGCTTATATTTGTTTGGGAATTTTTTTTGGTTTTTTTGGCTCATTATTTTCTTTTAGTGAAGTTGCAAAGGGAGTGTTGTTTTTTATTATTGGTATTTTTATGATATTTTTAGGTTTTGCACTAATTTTTAAAGGAAAATTTTTAAAATTTTTTGAAAATTCTTATTTTTTTGATTGTTTTATAAAAAATAGCATTCCTAAGTTAATCCAAAAAAAATCTTTAAAAACTACTATGATACTTGGTTTTTTAAATGGTTTTATACCTTGTGGCTTGGTATATTTTTATATAGCTTTTGGCATGAGTATGCAAAATATATATATGGCTAGTTTAATTATGTTTATTTTTGGTGTTTCAACTTTACCTGCTATGATTTTTTTCGCATATTTTTCAAAAACCATGAATGACAGATTTAAAAAAATTGCTAGTATGATTTCTTATGTTTTAATTATTTTATATGGTATATATTTTTCTTATATAGGTTTTAGTTTTACTCGTTAATTTTTGATAATTATTTGCAATATTAACCAAGCGTTAATAATTTTATTTTTTAAGCTAAAAAAGATATTAATTATCGTATAATATAGCAATTGCTTAGTGCAGAAAAAAATTTAAGGAGAGGAAATGCACCCAGGAAATGCATTAAACTATGACTATACAGTAGCTAAGTATTTCATGTTTGCTACTTTATTGTTTGGTGTTATTGGTATGGCTATTGGAACGCTAATTGCCTTTCAAATGGCTTATCCGGATTTGAATTATCTAGCTGGAGAGTATGGAACTTTTTCAAGACTTAGACCATTACATACTTCAGGTGTAATTTTTGGCTTTATGCTCTCAGGAATTTGGGCTACTTGGTATTATATTGGTCAGCGTGTATTAAAAGTAAGCATGGCTGAATCAGGCTTTTTAATGTTTATTGGAAAATTACATTTTTGGCTTTATATGGTAACAATGATTTTAGCTGTTATATCTTTATTTGCAGGTGTTAGCACTTCTAAAGAGTATGCTGAACTTGAATGGCCGCTTGATATATTGGTAGTTTTAGTTTGGGTTTTATGGGGTGTAAGTATTTTTGGACTTATTGGAATTCGTCGTGAAAAAACTTTATATGTTTCGCTTTGGTATTATATAGCTACTTTCTTAGGTATAGCAATGCTATATTTATTTAATAATATGGCAGTTCCTACTTATTTTGTAAGTGGAATGGGTGATTGGTGGCATAGTGTTTCTATGTATGCAGGAACCAATGATGCTCTTGTTCAATGGTGGTATGGACACAATGCTGTGGCATTTGTTTTTACTGTTGGTATTATTGCTCAAATTTATTATTTCTTACCAAAAGAAAGCGGACAACCAATTTTCTCTTATAAATTATCTTTATTTGCATTTTGGGGCTTAATGTTTGTATATTTATGGGCAGGTGGACACCACTTGATTTATTCAACCGTGCCTGATTGGATGCAAACTATGGGTTCGGTTTTTTCAATCGTTCTTATTTTACCTTCTTGGGGTTCGGCAATTAACATCTTGCTTACTATGAAAGGTGAGTGGAGTCAGTTAAGAGAAAGTCCGTTGATTAAATTTATGATTTTAGCTTCGACTTTTTATATGTTTTCAACTTTAGAAGGACCAATTCTTTCTATTAAATCAGTTAATGCATTAGCACACTTTACAGATTGGATTCCAGGGCATGTGCATGATGGAACACTTGGTTGGGTTGGTTTTATGACTATGGCTGCTCTTTATCACATGGTGCCAAGAATGTTCAAAAGAGAACTTTATAGCAAATCGCTAATGGAAGCGCAGTTTTGGATTCAAACCACAGGTATAGTATTATATTTTAGTTCAATGTGGATAGCAGGTATTACTCAAGGTATGATGTGGAGAGCCACAGATGAGTATGGTAATTTACTTTATACTTTCATTGATACTGTTGAGGCTATTATTCCTTATTATTGGATTAGAGCTGTAGGTGGGTTATTGTATTTAATAGGATTTTTCATGTTTGTTTATAATATCTATAAATCAATCGCAGTGGGTAGAGTGCTTGATAAAGAACCAAAAAGTGCTTCACCTATGGCAGCATAAGGAGGAAAAATATGTTTAGTTGGTTAGAAAAAAATCCATTCTTTTTTGCTGTGGCGGTATTTATTGTGATTGCTTATGCAGGTATTGTAGAAGTTTTACCTGACTTTGCTCAAAATGCAAGACCAATTGAAGGTAAAAAACCTTATACGGTATTGCAACTTGCAGGGCGTAATGCTTATATAAAAGAAAGTTGTAATGCATGCCATTCTCAGCTTATTCGTCCTTTTAAATCAGAAACAGATCGTTATGGAATGTATTCAGTTAGTGGAGAATATGCATATGATAGACCATTTTTATGGGGTTCAAAAAGAACAGGACCTGATTTGTTACGCATAGGTAATTTTAGAACTACTGATTGGCATGAAAATCATATGTGGGATCCAGTTTCAGTTGTTCCTGGCTCTATAATGCCAGCATATAAACATATGTTTAGCAATAACGCAAATATAGAAACAGCTTATGCAGAAGCACTAACTGTGAAAAAAGTTTTTAATGTTCCTTATGATGTTGAAGGGCAAACTAAACTTGGAACTTGGGAAGAAGCTCAAGCAGAAGTTAAAGCAGAAGCTCAAGCTATAGTTGATCAAATGAAAAATCAAGATGTAAAAGATGCGTTTGCTAGAGGTGAAATCAGAGAAATCGTAGCGCTAATAGCGTATCTTAATAGCTTAAAATAGGAAAAAATATGGACTTAGAACTAATAAGAGAGCTACAAGCTTATGGTTTTTTTGCTCTTGTAGTATTTTTAGTAGTTGTTTTATATTCTTATTGGTTTCATTTATATAGATCTGAAAAGACGGGTAGAAGAAACTATGAAAAATACGCTGATTTAGCTTTGCATGATGAAATCAGCGATCGTGTTTTAGAGCAAAATAAAAGGAGTGCTTAATGCAGTGGTTGAATTTACAAGATAATGTTAATTTGTTATCTTTTATCGGAGCGATTCTTATCATTTTGATTACTCTTGTTGTGGTAGGAAAATTATTTAAGAGTATGAAGGAAGAAAAAAGCGAAGGTGAGCTTAGTGAGCATAATTGGGATGGCATAGGTGAATTTAAAAACCCTGTGCCACTTGGTTGGGCAGTGGTGTTTTTCTTAGCTATAGTATGGTGTATTTGGTATTTTCTTTGGGGATATCCATTAAATAGTTATTCTCAAATTGGTGAGTATAATAAAGAAGTTCAAGCTCATAATGAAAAATTTGCACAAAAATTTGCAAACTTAAGTGCTGAGGATAAACAAGAAATGGGTAAAAATATTTTCCTAGTGCAATGTTCTTCATGTCATGGAATTACAGGTGATGGTATTAATGGAAAAGCACAAAATCTTAATATATGGGGATCTGAAGAAGGACTTATAGAAGTTATCACAAAAGGTTCTAAAGGTTTAAATTATCCAATGGGTGAAATGCTAGGTGCTGCAGACAATGGTATAGATGAAGCTGATATTCCAGCGATTGCTGCATATGTTGCTTCTGAAATTTCAGCAATTAAAAAAACACAAAATCCACAGCTTGTAGCTAAAGGTAAAGAACTTTTTGCAACTTGTGCGGTTTGTCATGGCGAAGATGGCAAAGGTAGTTTAGATGGTCAATTGGTAGCTCCTGATCTTACAAAATACGGCAGTGCTGATTTTGTGGTTGATGTATTAAATCGTGGTAAAACAGGAAGTATAGGTGTAATGCCACATTTTAATAATGGCTTGTTAAATGAACTTCAAAAAGAAGCAGTTGGCGAATATACAATTTCTCTTTCAAGGGGTGAGTAATGGAAAATTCAAATAGATGTGTATTTTCACTTTCGGGTGTAAGTGGGATGCTAATAGCAACTGTGTTATTGTTATCTATTTTAGTAGGGCTTACTATTTGGGGTTTAAAAACTCAACAAGATGTTATGCAAAAGCCTTATAAAATAGAAAATGCAGAGCAAATTAAAATGTTTGACTCTAAAAGAGATGAGCATATTATTATAAAGGAATAATTATGGCTAAAGTTGTAGAATATTTAATTATAGCAGGTTTAGTTGTAGCAGCTGCAATCACTGCTTGGTCAGTTTTAACAGCAAATCATCTTTTTATAGGATGAAAAATACATTCAAAGGCGGTTTTTTAACCGCCGTATTTATTTGCTTTGTTAATTTATTACACGCTGATATTTTATTAAATGAAAATATCTTAAATACAGCAATAGAACAAAATATAAGTGCAAATTCTAAACAAATTCAAGAACTAACAGGTGTAAATATAGCTTTAGCATTAAGTGATAAAAAAGATTTTGAAAGCTTAAAAGCTTATGAATCAAATTTGAGCAAACCTTATATTTTACTTGTATTTTCTAAGCCTTCTCATAGAGTGGATATACTTGCAAGTAATGATGCTTTGGCGTTTTTTGACAAAGAAGGGGTTTTAAGTCCTTATCCTGAAAAAGGAACCATTTTACCTATACTTGCAAATCCTAAACAAAAAGACATTTACAATGCAGCGCTTTTTAATGGTTATGCAGATATTGCTGATCAAGTGGCAAGTCATTTTAATATCAAACCTTTTTATGGTAATTCAAACCGCGATACTTTAAATATTATGAGAATTTTAATTTATGGCTTTTTATGTGTAGCGATTTTAATGTTTGTGCAAAGAAGAATAAAAAGGAGAAGATAATCATGGAAAATAAAAAAACTTTTTGGCCTTATGGTATTTTGATTTCTTTAGGACTTATTGTAATTGCTTGCATTGTTACGATTTTTATTGCAAGCAAGGCCCCAGTATATGAGGATAATTTTTATTTTGATACTTATCAAAATGTTGAAACTAATTTTAATGAAATTCAAAAAAAACAACAGCAATTTGATGCTAATTTTAAATTAAGCATTATGGATAAAGAAAGCTTTATGCATAAAAAAAATAAAGTTTATTATATTGATTTAGGAAAAAATGAAATAAAAATCGCACTTGAAAATTTAAAAGCTTATGATTTAAACAAACTTCAAATTCAAGCTTTACTTTCACGCCCCCATACAAATGAAAATGATGAAAAATTACAAGCAAAAGTCCAAGCTAATAATTTAGTTTTTGATTTTGATGTTAAAGAAAAAGGGGTTTGGCAGTTGCTTTTAAAAATCACACAAGATGAAAATAGTGTTGGTTTTTTTAAATTCTTTTTGCAAACTAAATAATGAAACTTATTGTTTTTAGCTCTATGAGAGCTTTGAGAAAATATTATGAGAAAAATTTACAAAATGATGCTTTAATCGATCAAGCCATAAATATGGTTGATTTTATGCAAAAAATAGTCCTTTCACCCTTTTTTCAAGCAAGCTCTTATGAGCATTTGCTTTTGATGAAAAAAGCTTGTGAGCAAACCAAAAATTTAGAAGAAAAATTAAAAATTCCCAGCAATTTTTTTGCCTTTTTAAAAAACAATGCTTATTTATTTAGTTTTTTTAAAGAATTAAGCTTGGGAAAAAAAGATATAAATGATTTAAAAATACACGATGCTTACGCACAATATGATGAGCATTTGCAAATTTTAGACGCACTTTTGAAAAATTATTTAACCCACTTAAAAGAGCAAAATTTATATGATGAAATTTCTTTGCCATTAAATTATCAAATCAACACTGCTTTTTTAAAAAATTATGATGAGTTGGTATTTGATTTTCAAGGTTTTTTAAATGCATTTGAGGTGGAAGTTTTGTTAAAAGTAGTAAAGATACTTCCTGTGAAATTGCATTTTTCTTGCTCTAAATTTAATAAAGATTTTTTGCATACTTTGGAATTTTTAAAGGGAATGAGCTTTAAAGAAAATCATGATTATGTTTTTGATTTAAACCATAAAAAGATTTTAAAAGAACAAAGCTTTGTTAAAGAAAATACTATTTTTTATAAGAGTTTTAGCTTAAGAAGCTTGCAAGCTGCTTTTGTCTTTGAAAAAATCAATGCTTTTTTAAAAGCAGGTATTAAAGCTAAAGATATCATCATTATCACTCCTGATGAAAAATTCGTAGATATTTTAAGACTTTATGATAAAAACAATGTTTTAAATTATGCAAGTGGAAAAAGCATCAAAAATACACTTTTTTATCATAAACTAAAGTCTTTGTATGAAAGTGCTAAAGATGATGAATTTGAGTTTGAAGTGTGTGAGGATATTTATGAAAAAGAAGTGTTAAATGAGCATTTGTGTAATTTGCATTTTTTCTCATGCACGCAGTATTTTTTAGATTTTAAAAAGCTTTTTGGTGAAAATGTTAGTTTTGAGTATTTTGAAAATTTTATTTTAAATTTATTAGAGAAGGAATCAGAAGAATTAATCCAAAATATCAAACAAGAACTTCTTTTTATCAAAGAACTCATTAAAGCACAAAATTTGACTTTAGCACAAATTTTAGAGTTATTTTTCATGCAAATTGATAATTTAAAATTAAGCAGTGTTGGGGGTGGTGAAGTTACTGTGATGGGGCTTTTAGAAAGTAGAGGGCTTAGTTTTGAAGGGGTGATTGTTGTTGATTTTAATGATGAGTTTATCCCAAAAAGAGTTTCAAGCGAGCTTTTTTTAAATAATGAAATTCGCAAAAAAGCAGGACTTATCACCCACACTCAAAGAGAAAATTTACAAAGACATTATTATTACTCGCTTTTGGCTAGGGCAAAATTAGTTGGAATTTCTTATGTGGAAAATGATGATAAAATCAAGTCAAGATTTTTAAAAGAGCTTGATTTTGAGTTAAAGCAAGATCAAAATTATAGTATTTTAGCTTATGCAAAGTATTTTAAAAAGCA
The genomic region above belongs to Campylobacter peloridis LMG 23910 and contains:
- a CDS encoding FixH family protein; this encodes MENKKTFWPYGILISLGLIVIACIVTIFIASKAPVYEDNFYFDTYQNVETNFNEIQKKQQQFDANFKLSIMDKESFMHKKNKVYYIDLGKNEIKIALENLKAYDLNKLQIQALLSRPHTNENDEKLQAKVQANNLVFDFDVKEKGVWQLLLKITQDENSVGFFKFFLQTK
- the ccoO gene encoding cytochrome-c oxidase, cbb3-type subunit II, with amino-acid sequence MFSWLEKNPFFFAVAVFIVIAYAGIVEVLPDFAQNARPIEGKKPYTVLQLAGRNAYIKESCNACHSQLIRPFKSETDRYGMYSVSGEYAYDRPFLWGSKRTGPDLLRIGNFRTTDWHENHMWDPVSVVPGSIMPAYKHMFSNNANIETAYAEALTVKKVFNVPYDVEGQTKLGTWEEAQAEVKAEAQAIVDQMKNQDVKDAFARGEIREIVALIAYLNSLK
- a CDS encoding cytochrome c oxidase, cbb3-type, CcoQ subunit; this translates as MDLELIRELQAYGFFALVVFLVVVLYSYWFHLYRSEKTGRRNYEKYADLALHDEISDRVLEQNKRSA
- the ccoN gene encoding cytochrome-c oxidase, cbb3-type subunit I: MHPGNALNYDYTVAKYFMFATLLFGVIGMAIGTLIAFQMAYPDLNYLAGEYGTFSRLRPLHTSGVIFGFMLSGIWATWYYIGQRVLKVSMAESGFLMFIGKLHFWLYMVTMILAVISLFAGVSTSKEYAELEWPLDILVVLVWVLWGVSIFGLIGIRREKTLYVSLWYYIATFLGIAMLYLFNNMAVPTYFVSGMGDWWHSVSMYAGTNDALVQWWYGHNAVAFVFTVGIIAQIYYFLPKESGQPIFSYKLSLFAFWGLMFVYLWAGGHHLIYSTVPDWMQTMGSVFSIVLILPSWGSAINILLTMKGEWSQLRESPLIKFMILASTFYMFSTLEGPILSIKSVNALAHFTDWIPGHVHDGTLGWVGFMTMAALYHMVPRMFKRELYSKSLMEAQFWIQTTGIVLYFSSMWIAGITQGMMWRATDEYGNLLYTFIDTVEAIIPYYWIRAVGGLLYLIGFFMFVYNIYKSIAVGRVLDKEPKSASPMAA
- a CDS encoding DUF4006 family protein, yielding MENSNRCVFSLSGVSGMLIATVLLLSILVGLTIWGLKTQQDVMQKPYKIENAEQIKMFDSKRDEHIIIKE
- the carA gene encoding glutamine-hydrolyzing carbamoyl-phosphate synthase small subunit → MKAYIYLENDVFLSAKAFGAEGTFFGELVFNTSLTGYQEIISDPSYAGQFVVFSMPEIGVVGVNDEDNESKEVFASGMIIRQLNEDYSNFRAKDSLSAYLKKHKKIGLCEVDTRFLVKMIRDLGNLRAVVSTEIKDKEELKKMLFASAKIDEVNYVAKVSAKTVYKHNKGAWDHNQKAYKNVKSSGKKVAVIDYGVKENILNELVSVGLEVEVFPYNTKAKDLIDLYQKGAIHGVFLSNGPGEPKVLKSEIEEIKKLVQAKIPMLGICLGHQLLSNAFGYETYKMKFGQHGANHPVINLTNNTVEITAQNHNYNVPEEIAEIAIITHRNLFGDNVEGVKYKNYPIISVQHHPESSSGPHESKYIFKEFVELL
- the ccoP gene encoding cytochrome-c oxidase, cbb3-type subunit III encodes the protein MQWLNLQDNVNLLSFIGAILIILITLVVVGKLFKSMKEEKSEGELSEHNWDGIGEFKNPVPLGWAVVFFLAIVWCIWYFLWGYPLNSYSQIGEYNKEVQAHNEKFAQKFANLSAEDKQEMGKNIFLVQCSSCHGITGDGINGKAQNLNIWGSEEGLIEVITKGSKGLNYPMGEMLGAADNGIDEADIPAIAAYVASEISAIKKTQNPQLVAKGKELFATCAVCHGEDGKGSLDGQLVAPDLTKYGSADFVVDVLNRGKTGSIGVMPHFNNGLLNELQKEAVGEYTISLSRGE
- a CDS encoding sulfite exporter TauE/SafE family protein, which encodes MNLDLIALASIAFLSSFGHCYGMCGGFVLAYTQLAKQIKLPFFILTFSYHFSRIFAYICLGIFFGFFGSLFSFSEVAKGVLFFIIGIFMIFLGFALIFKGKFLKFFENSYFFDCFIKNSIPKLIQKKSLKTTMILGFLNGFIPCGLVYFYIAFGMSMQNIYMASLIMFIFGVSTLPAMIFFAYFSKTMNDRFKKIASMISYVLIILYGIYFSYIGFSFTR
- a CDS encoding PD-(D/E)XK nuclease family protein, producing MKLIVFSSMRALRKYYEKNLQNDALIDQAINMVDFMQKIVLSPFFQASSYEHLLLMKKACEQTKNLEEKLKIPSNFFAFLKNNAYLFSFFKELSLGKKDINDLKIHDAYAQYDEHLQILDALLKNYLTHLKEQNLYDEISLPLNYQINTAFLKNYDELVFDFQGFLNAFEVEVLLKVVKILPVKLHFSCSKFNKDFLHTLEFLKGMSFKENHDYVFDLNHKKILKEQSFVKENTIFYKSFSLRSLQAAFVFEKINAFLKAGIKAKDIIIITPDEKFVDILRLYDKNNVLNYASGKSIKNTLFYHKLKSLYESAKDDEFEFEVCEDIYEKEVLNEHLCNLHFFSCTQYFLDFKKLFGENVSFEYFENFILNLLEKESEELIQNIKQELLFIKELIKAQNLTLAQILELFFMQIDNLKLSSVGGGEVTVMGLLESRGLSFEGVIVVDFNDEFIPKRVSSELFLNNEIRKKAGLITHTQRENLQRHYYYSLLARAKLVGISYVENDDKIKSRFLKELDFELKQDQNYSILAYAKYFKKQDCIFNLKPITSIKAKHDYFENPLSFSRLNVLVFYGLDYYYKYVLGLKEPKILSDVYKASEFGKFIHKALELYYKENEKNFFDYEKFMQIVKSIKTYHLDALDFARIKLLFKDFATIENAHFQKGYSVLWCEKKLQKQYKSKNNTNIELLGYADRIDSNSEQRLLIDYKSSKFDEKSYQLAFYKFLLEENEALDNIKACFYDLNNLKMQFENAKSKSVDELKILLEELAKEPLEKEFFNQKNDNAYSPYTMLYKKEFKL